TTTACATGCCTTGCTAATGGTAAAAACATTTGATGACTTGCAGTCGCATCCTGTTGTTGGCAGTTCATGGGAAGGGTTTGTTATTGAACAGATAGCGGGAATCTTGCCTGAAAACACCCTGCTCTATTTTTACAGAACAGGCGCAGGCGCTGAAATTGATTTACTGGTTTTTGACAGGAAAAACCTAC
The genomic region above belongs to Deltaproteobacteria bacterium and contains:
- a CDS encoding DUF4143 domain-containing protein, whose amino-acid sequence is LHALLMVKTFDDLQSHPVVGSSWEGFVIEQIAGILPENTLLYFYRTGAGAEIDLLVFDRKNLPIAIEVKYSLSPKAEKGFWMACEDLSCKKGFIVYPGKESYPIARNITVLPVKEISKIAKEF